The following DNA comes from Mya arenaria isolate MELC-2E11 chromosome 11, ASM2691426v1.
CTTGATCAATAGGTCAAGGCCACTGATTTTTAATCTAGTCAGTGCCATTAATTGAAACCCATTAAGCTTAGGACTACCTTATGTGGTGTTATAGATGATCATGGTCTGTAGGtgatgcttatttttatacccccagaAACCAAGTTCGAGAAGGGGTATATAGGAGTCGGCACtgtcgttgttgttgtcatcgtcatcatcgtcatgGTTGATGTAggcatgaaaaactttaacctttgttcttgaagctactgcaatgaaacttcacacagttgttaacAATCACAAGGGCTACAATCTGaccaagagccataactctgtgatgctttgttgtcagaattatgtttatggaCTTAGGAAATAACAGACAAGAGTTGGCCTCTCGTTTTGAATTGTCTCTTCAAGACGATAATGGAGTAATAGCCCATGATAACAAAACCTTGTTGTGTCAGGAGCTGGGGCGGAGGTATTGATAGTTTTAGgggttttttttatctgtaggttaaatgtcaaggtcactgtgttAGGATTTTGATGAGAGGAAGTTTTCTGGCTAACTTGCGGAAGGTTGATTGTTCTACCCAGATGCTTGATTGATTCATACAATACTAAATAATAGAGTAAGGCAATTGCCATGCACCAGTGAGACCCATTCATAGTcaaatgtttgacatttttagctcgtctgtttttcgaagaaaaaaagtcgagttattgtgatagTCTTGGCGTCGTCTGcatcgtcgttgtcgtcgtccaaaaactttaaccttacctcataactcaaaaaccgttcaacattttcaaatgaaacttggtacacatgttcctAGGAATAGTACGCACATCTATACAAGGTCACATAACTCTGGCCTTACTAATTACTCAGTTATTCCCATTTTCGGACAtaaaaaacagacgagcgttggcaccCACTCTGCAGTGCTCTTGTTTATAATACAGTGTAATGCAATTTTCAGAGTTACCAGACATAAACCAGTTGTTAGATGAAAATGAGTCTGATGATGAAGCGTCGGAGGAAAGAGGTAAATAAAGTTTACTCTCCAGTGATTTTATTCATGTGAACTTTTGAGATTGTTCTTTGTCTGAACAATATCTCCACATGTTGGGTAAAGGTGATGAAAAAAGTAAAACGCACACAATTTTGATTTGGATTAGCCTAATCTAGTTACTCAACaaacagttatatttaaaacatgcaaaaatgttgagttttttttataaatttgatatttgaaaggTGCTGATTACATGGAGACCAGATGGAGATTAGAGACTATTTATTTACAACCTTCAGAACTGTTGGAATATGTGTTAAGATTGGTACTGTAGACAGAGACCATCAACAGAACACTGTAGGGTCAATATGTTTTTTCATCCATTGTCATCTGCTGAAACCCAAAGGATGGGCTGAGCCGTACTCCAACAGATCCTGAGCGATTCAGCAGATGGTaatggaaaacaacaagtgtGTTGACCCTGATcgtgtataaataaatataatcaaaatattgccaatTCATCATTTAACCTTATAATAGTAACCACTGTTTTCTGACATCATACATTTTGCAGGTTTGCAATGATATCTTTTATTAAAGCAGCTTTTTATGCTCATTCAGGTGCAGATTTTTATGCATAACTGTGATTTTATTCAGGTCTTGTTCCCTTCGAGAATGAGACTAGCGAGGCAGTATATTCTCAGACGGAGACTAGCGAGGCAGTTGAAGGTCCTGATCCTATAGAAACTGAGACAAGCAAGTCGGTTGTTGATCCTGATCCCATAGAGACCGTGGCAGTTGACTCTCAGACCGAGACTAGTGTTGAAACTGATCCTGCAACATCTAGTGGTAAATTGTCTTTATCATTGTCACTATATATTGTCGATCTAATTCCAAAAGGATGTAACTCATTCACAGTTGTAAAGAAGTTATGTCCTTTTGTAATTAGATcgacaaaaaagaaatatacactTAGACCCCCCTCCCTGTTCATTTGTTGAcctatatacattgtatatagacctgtgaccttgacctacataaatgaacacttaaaaatgtGTGACTGTAAGATGCACATACATGCCAAGTACCAGTATGAAGCAGCTATTTTATTCACTCACAACTTAGGTTCACTGTGTAAAACATAATAAGATCAAAACAGGTGACAAATACAGGCTTTCCAGCGTTCCTCTTTCTTCctactatttctttttttccctACCTTTTTGAGATGGTTTCTATTTTTTcctgctttttcaaaaaagctcCTATCCaattttttagctcacctgagcaaagCTCACCTAGATCAGAGGTCAAGGTTACATTTTCCTTAAAGGTCAAGCTCATTTGAGAtctatcaaaaaatatttttttacatataactTAATATTGATCATAATTATGCAACCACATGCAacagtaacttgaaaattaGAATGTGAGAGGTGTATAAGAATTACAAATTTTGTGTTGTGCGAAACTCTGAAATGGCCTGGGGTACAGCATCAAACTTGACAGAAATATTACCACCATTAGCTGTTGTGCACCTACTATTTTTATACCCCCATCAAACAAAGTTTgaggggggtatactggaatcacCCTGTCGGTCGGGCGGGCGGTTTGTTTGTCGGGCGGTTTGTTTGTCGGTTGGTCGGTTGGTCTGTCCACAGCTAACATATACAGTTTGTGGAGCGAACTCCTCCTTCAGTTTTTGACGGATTGTAATGATACTTGGTATATATCATCAACATGAATGGTAGATGTGCAAGACGTATTTTTGGTGCATATACCTCAAGACGTTTCAGAGTTATCTGCCCTTGAACTTAGGCTGTTTTCTTGCAACATTGTGCACAATTGTTCAATACGGTAGGTAGTTTGTGGAGCGAACTCCTCCTTCAGTTTTTGACGGATTGCAATGATACTTGGTAAACATCATCAACATGAATGGTAGAAGTGCAAGACATATTTTTGGTGCATATACCCCAAGCCGTTTGATAGTTATCTGCCCTTGAACTTAGGCTGTTTTCTTGCAACATTGTGCACAATTGTTAAATACGGTAGCTAGTTTGTGGAGCGAACTTCTCCTTCAGTTTTTGATGGATTGCAATGATACTTGGTATACATCATCAACATGAATGGTAGAAGTGCAAGACGTAGTTTTAGTGCATATACCCCAAGACGTTTTAGAGTTGTCTGCCCTTGTACTGAGGCATTTTATATAGTGCTTACTTATATGTATCAGATGGCATCTTGGTTTGTGACAAGGAGGCGGATGGGGTATTTGTCACATTCAGTGACTGTTCTAGTTTGGATTGTCTCTTAAAGACGATTGCGGAGTTATTGCCAATTATAACTTAGAATTGTATAGGCTTTGTGTAGCCCATTACTCTGAAACAGATTGGGGTGCAGCCATCAAACTTGACGGGAATATTCCTCACCATGAGTTGTTGGTCTCTTAAAGACAGTTACAGAGTTATTGACAATTATAACTTAGAATTGTGTATTAAGCTTTGTGTCTTGTGTTACTCCGAAATTGATTGGTGTACGTCAAACATTaagttcattaaaatgtttaagactaaaaaaaatattgatttatattgtaCCATGGATTTTCCTACAGTCTTCTGCTAATGATTATGGAGTTACTGCCCctgattattaaataaaggaGAGGGGAACAGGGGAGACCTTTTTTAGTGACAGAAAACACCTCTAGTTAGAAACTGCACTGGCTTTGCAATTGCATCACTTGCTCTAATGCACTTCTACTATAAggagtaaaatattaaatgtgtttatgggatatatttatatcttgCATTGATCAATGTGACAGATTAGTAATTTTTTTCAGGAAAACGGGGGGAAAAGAGACCTTGGACAAAAAGTGCTGAGGAATTTTTGAGAAGAGCTTTCAAAAGTTACCTCACCAGAAAAGCAGCTAGTGTCCACAATACAGACATAATCATGGCTCAAAACACATGTGCCGAATTATCTGAAAGATCAAAGGCTCAAATAAGGTCCAAGTTAAACAACATGAAGTTGGGGAAATCAAAATAATCTCCTGTGTTACAGAGGAACTGGAGAACATGACTGTTCCATCTTTAGATGATGTCTGTGCAACTTTAAAGTGTTGCTTTCTGACAATGAAGCGTAGCTTTAAACgattttttatagaaaatgattttcgtaaggtgtttatgtggtcgTTAATTAATGCTGATGATTCGTGGTTCGATCTGTGAATCGTCATCTCTGACTCGTGGATCGAATCGGATCGCCACTTGACCGGCGATCCACAGCCCTACAAATTGGacaatcattatgtaataattaaaattgataatagaactatcactaaaatattttgatgctcttttctgacaatattgtcaatattgtcaaacattctattttatctAGAAGTCGGAGGCAAAATTacctatttatatttcaaagtgatataaaccttcaaagcaaataaataggatCCTGATGAAACAACTACAGATGCTGTCTCGACGGGGTCCAaactatttacatatcaaattggTTACAGGGTTGATTGTTCATACTTCTTTATATCcagaagttctttttacaatattcagttaaaaaaaactaatgtcttgcTGTCAGTTTTTGATTGCCTCCAACTGTCCCCACTTTCAGGAAACGACTTAAGCCTCTTGGTGGGCCAATTTGGAAATTGGTTCCTGATCCAATTTTGTTAACAGATCTGATCATCATGTCTACTAGAAGTAAGACATGTTATATCTAAatccatacattttgaaattttaaattcattcagcCCTAGTGTCAAAGATAAGCGTGGAATCATACCGATTCGACCCAATagcttaatgcattttatatattatatataacatattgggTCTAAAGCCCCAGTAAAATGATGGGTCTGACCCAAGAAGTTGGTGACACTAAAAAGGTACCTATGTCTCAagattttctgatgtatattgatatacatagcATTCCAACAGTCAATCTATACTGTATATAGGACAGTGACGCCTGTATCACTATTATATCTAGTAGGTCCCAATAAATATGGATAGGATTATAGTCCCAATAAGTTGGCgagtttaagtatatataaattgaaaaatggttcaT
Coding sequences within:
- the LOC128208579 gene encoding uncharacterized protein LOC128208579, whose translation is MELPDINQLLDENESDDEASEERGLVPFENETSEAVYSQTETSEAVEGPDPIETETSKSVVDPDPIETVAVDSQTETSVETDPATSSGKRGEKRPWTKSAEEFLRRAFKSYLTRKAASVHNTDIIMAQNTCAELSERSKAQIRSKLNNMKLGKSK